The following are encoded together in the Onychostoma macrolepis isolate SWU-2019 chromosome 03, ASM1243209v1, whole genome shotgun sequence genome:
- the LOC131538146 gene encoding uncharacterized protein LOC131538146, producing MAANFSPQKNARKAKPFVCKEQHIAINDLKIKDEIKHRHMYKTYLLKDIPEYPSPVEFHITEVAHVTNKTSLEKIWNSGGFKGLDTDSFSWWSLKINEADIRAAEERYLEKLFPDMTKEEKTVHPPFLREFTTSPLFLNELSRYGNFRFTFPVNELMETYKKQKCEGQEPILRIYGTKLFSQEIEYVVLVHSPEFNWKFGHFPLLKSSPWVAYDGHQIIWKAQAICETHNFQLVIRGGTAVTEYMPSHQFYVWDHVSLVFHSKDVLTVPQRKLKGSLSCCELDRDVDLSNGKNCSFDEAEKFIKSLPDDESEKEDEKEEYKSVEVKMEMD from the exons ATGGCA GCAAACTTCAGCCCCCAAAAAAATGCTCGAAAAGCAAAACCATTCGTCTGTAAAGAACAACACATTGCAataaatgatctgaaaataaaagaTGAGATAAAACATCGACATATGTATAAAACATATCTTTTGAAAGACATCCCTGAGTATCCTTCTCCTGTTGAGTTTCACATCACAGAAGTGGCTCATGTCACTAACAAGACAAGTCTTGAGAAAATCTGGAACTCAGGAGGATTCAAGGGTCTTGATACAGATTCATTTTCATGGTGGAGCCTAAAGATTAATGAAGCAGATATAAGAGCAGCTGAGGAGCGTTATCTCGAGAAATTGTTCCCAGACATgaccaaagaagaaaaaacagttCATCCGCCGTTCCTGAGAGAATTCACCACATCACCCTTGTTCCTGAACGAATTATCCCGCTATGGCAACTTCCGCTTCACGTTTCCTGTGAATGAACTGATGGAAACCTACAAGAAGCAGAAATGTGAGGGTCAAGAACCAATTCTCCGTATCTATGGGACCAAACTTTTCAGTCAGGAGATTGAGTACGTTGTTCTTGTTCACAGCCCTGAGTTTAATTGGAAGTTCGGTCATTTTCCACTGCTCAAGTCCAGCCCATGGGTTGCTTATGACGGACATCAAATCATCTGGAAAGCCCAAGCCATTTGTGAAACTCACAACTTCCAACTGGTAATCCGTGGAGGCACAGCAGTGACAGAATACATGCCTTCACATCAGTTTTATGTGTGGGATCATGTTAGCCTTGTCTTTCACTCCAAAGACGTCTTGACCGTCCCTCAAAGAAAGCTGAAGGGAAGCCTCAGTTGCTGTGAACTGGATCGAGATGTAGACCTTTCAAATGGAAAAAACTGCTCTTTTGATGAAGCTGAGAAATTCATTAAAAGTTTGCCAGATGATGAATCTGAAAAAGAAGATGAAAAAGAAGAATATAAATCAGTGGAGGTGAAAATGGAAATGGACTAA
- the LOC131538145 gene encoding uncharacterized protein LOC131538145 produces the protein MATEKVFRPRMNKRNIRELYLEGKYISIQDLKVRHDISEEQQVQKYLSKDISDYPTLVEFHITEVAHVTNKTSLSRIWNSEGFKGLDRDSLSWWSLKINEADISAAEERYLEKLFPNITKEEKTANPPFLREFTTSPLFLNETSRYGNFRFTFPLTELMEAYKKQKCDGQEPVLRIYETKLFKQEIEYVVLVHSPELNEQFSRFPLLTSTPSPVVAYDGHQIIWKAQAICETHNFQLAICGNTAVAQTKYPYPFYVWDQVSLAFHTSEVLTFPKRKLKASLSCCKLDPKVKLAYGENCFSLDEAKKCIESLQDDDEKEDEEHKSVEVKMEVD, from the exons ATGGCAACCGAA AAAGTCTTCAGACCGAGAATGAACAAGCGCAATATACGAGAGTTATACCTTGAAGGAAAATACATTAGCATACAAGATCTGAAAGTCAGACATGATATAAGTGAAGAACAACAAGTACAAAAGTATCTTTCCAAAGACATCTCAGATTATCCAACTCTTGTTGAATTTCACATCACAGAAGTGGCTCATGTGACTAACAAGACAAGTCTTTCACGGATCTGGAACTCAGAGGGATTCAAGGGTCTTGATAGAGATTCGTTATCATGGTGGAGCCTGAAGATTAATGAAGCAGATATAAGTGCAGCAGAGGAGCGTTATCTCGAGAAATTGTTCCCAAACATaaccaaagaagaaaaaacagctAATCCGCCATTCCTGAGAGAATTCACTACATCACCCTTGTTCCTGAACGAAACCTCACGCTACGGCAACTTCCGCTTCACATTTCCTCTGACTGAACTGATGGAAGCCTacaaaaagcagaaatgtgatgGTCAAGAGCCAGTTCTCCGGATTTATGAGACCAAACTTTTCAAGCAGGAGATTGAGTATGTTGTTCTCGTTCACAGCCCTGAGCTCAATGAGCAGTTCAGTCGTTTTCCACTGCTTACATCCACACCCAGCCCAGTTGTTGCTTATGATGGACATCAAATCATCTGGAAAGCCCAAGCCATTTGCGAAACTCACAACTTCCAACTGGCAATCTGTGGAAACACAGCAGTGGCACAAACCAAGTATCCATATCCTTTTTATGTGTGGGATCAGGTTAGTCTTGCCTTTCACACCAGTGAGGTCCTGACCTTCCCTAAAAGAAAGCTTAAAGCAAGCCTCAGTTGTTGTAAACTGGATCCAAAGGTAAAACTTGCATATGGAGAAAATTGCTTTTCCCTTGATGAAGCTAAGAAATGCATTGAAAGCTTGCAAGATGATGATGAAAAAGAAGATGAAGAACATAAATCTGTAGAGGTGAAAATGGAAGTGGACTGA